From Heteronotia binoei isolate CCM8104 ecotype False Entrance Well chromosome 3, APGP_CSIRO_Hbin_v1, whole genome shotgun sequence, a single genomic window includes:
- the CMTR2 gene encoding cap-specific mRNA (nucleoside-2'-O-)-methyltransferase 2: MCKRTASRNLCITSDSLRMNKQKKMYDVPIINVDQFSPDIVAETANLFEKKFLYTKPPNNEWQLPDPNQVFTCDHKDFSSLVALKDSLNNVKNLLSDKKLDQWHQHTSFTNKAGKIIASVKKSANVELCTQAWCKFHEILGSFPLLPSDALQNGELNTIHLCEAPGAFIASLNHYLKSHHIPCDWSWVANTLNPYHEANDTLMMIMDDRLIANTLPWWYFGPDNTGDVMTLKHLTGLQHFISNMATVHLVTADGSFDCQGNPGEQEALVSSLHYCEAVTALMTLGLGGSFVLKMFTLFEHCSVNLLFLLNCAFEEVHVFKPATSKAGNSEVYVVCLHYLGREAIHSLLSKMLQNFGTAVVEKALFPQHLIPESFLKVHEECCSFFHRHQVETISENLRLFEGTGEAEQARLNLLRDCAVDFFLKRFQMKPLARNNWIVKRPRAGCSMNTKWCGQRSKYFCTYNERKWLESLSWEDKVAKGCLNKWAEEHSLANTGSSCILEGELCDLECHLWYILEGQRLPGVKCSPFCDGEVLKALNEALEKSFVSRASLDSLLGWTQPECQSCVVTQPSVLSELSHLIEYPEEALEDSCRGRTKCLVAGFPALCDANSQRCLEVKLLESVPLLTFRCSLLHDGEPKYQQQFLECLLQSLPQLQKGDALVLPILSCFTRFMAGLVFILHHGFQRISFVCPTSSQPLRTSAVLLCVGYQGLPDLVLQYLQQVNKLMNSLLDSDSPQQILQFVPMENVLKGLLLEFLWDLNTAIAKRQLHLIIQAELQQMMPL; encoded by the exons ATGTGCAAAAGAACTGCCAGCAGGAATCTCTGCATAACCTCTGATAG TCTGAGAATGAACAAACAGAAAAAGATGTATGATGTGCCAATCATAAACGTTGACCAGTTCAGCCCTGACATCGTGGCTGAAACGGCAAATCTGTTTGAGAAGAAGTTCCTGTACACCAAACCACCCAACAACGAATGGCAGCTGCCGGATCCCAACCAGGTGTTCACCTGCGATCACAAGGACTTCAGCTCCCTCGTCGCCCTCAAGGACTCCCTGAACAATGTCAAGAACCTGTTGAGTGACAAGAAGTTGGACCAATGGCACCAACACACCTCCTTCACCAACAAAGCGGGCAAAATCATTGCATCCGTCAAGAAGTCTGCCAATGTAGAGTTGTGTACCCAAGCTTGGTGCAAATTCCATGAGATCCTGGGCAGCTTTCCCTTGCTTCCTAGTGACGCTCTTCAGAATGGGGAACTCAACACTATCCATCTGTGTGAAGCTCCCGGGGCGTTTATAGCCAGCCTCAACCACTACCTCAAGTCTCACCATATCCCTTGCGACTGGAGCTGGGTCGCCAATACGTTGAACCCGTACCATGAAGCCAATGATACTCTCATGATGATTATGGATGACAGGCTTATCGCCAACACTTTGCCCTGGTGGTATTTTGGTCCTGACAACACCGGGGATGTCATGACCCTGAAGCACCTGACAGGGCTGCAACATTTCATAAGCAACATGGCCACCGTTCACCTGGTCACTGCCGACGGGAGCTTTGACTGCCAAGGAAATCCCGGCGAACAAGAAGCGCTCGTGTCCTCCTTACACTACTGTGAAGCGGTCACTGCTCTAATGACTCTTGGCCTTGGGGGCTCCTTTGTCCTGAAGATGTTCACATTGTTCGAGCACTGTTCAGTCAATTTGCTCTTCCTCCTGAACTGCGCGTTTGAAGAGGTCCACGTCTTCAAGCCGGCCACGAGCAAAGCGGGGAATTCGGAAGTGTACGTGGTCTGCCTCCACTATCTCGGCAGAGAGGCTATCCATTCGCTCTTGTCCAAGATGCTGCAAAACTTTGGGACAGCGGTGGTTGAGAAAGCCCTCTTTCCACAGCACTTAATTCCGGAATCTTTCCTTAAGGTACACGAGGAATGCTGTTCTTTCTTTCACAGGCACCAAGTCGAGACCATTTCCGAGAACCTCCGGCTGTTTGAGGGCACGGGggaggcggagcaggcgaggctGAACCTGTTACGGGACTGTGCCGTGGATTTCTTCTTGAAGAGGTTCCAGATGAAACCCCTTGCCAGAAACAACTGGATTGTGAAGAGGCCTCGCGCTGGCTGCAGCATGAATACCAAGTGGTGCGGACAGAGGAGCAAATATTTTTGCACGTACAATGAAAGGAAGTGGCTGGAATCGCTCTCGTGGGAGGACAAGGTGGCCAAGGGCTGCCTCAATAAATGGGCTGAAGAGCACTCGCTTGCTAACACTGGGAGCAGCTGCATTTTGGAAGGGGAACTGTGTGACCTGGAATGTCACTTATGGTACATCTTGGAGGGCCAGAGGTTGCCTGGAGTGAAATGCTCTCCCTTCTGCGATGGTGAGGTCCTAAAGGCCCTCAACGAAGCACTCGAAAAGTCTTTTGTCAGCAGAGCGAGCCTCGACTCCCTCCTGGGATGGACTCAGCCAGAGTGCCAGTCCTGCGTTGTCACGCAGCCGTCAGTACTGTCTGAATTGTCACACCTTATTGAGTATCCTGAAGAGGCTCTGGAGGATAGCTGCCGTGGCCGAACCAAGTGTTTGGTCGCGGGCTTTCCAGCTCTTTGTGATGCCAACAGTCAGCGCTGCTTGGAAGTTAAACTTCTCGAGTCGGTGCCTCTCTTGACTTTCAGGTGCTCTCTGCTTCACGATGGAGAGCCAAAATACCAGCAGCAGTTCCTGGAATGCCTTCTGCAGTCGCTTCCCCAGCTTCAGAAGGGAGACGCCCTTGTTCTGCCCATCCTGTCCTGTTTCACTCGCTTCATGGCAGGCTTAGTGTTCATACTGCACCACGGTTTCCAGCGCATCTCCTTTGTTTGTCCCACATCGTCACAGCCTTTAAGGACCAGCGCCGTTCTCTTGTGTGTTGGCTATCAGGGTCTCCCAGACCTGGTTCTCCAGTACCTGCAGCAGGTGAATAAGCTTATGAACTCTCTGCTGGACTCAGACTCTCCACAGCAGATCTTGCAGTTTGTGCCGATGGAAAATGTCCTGAAAGGGTTGCTGCTGGAGTTCCTCTGGGACCTGAACACGGCAATTGCAAAGAGGCAGTTGCATTTGATTATTCAGGCTGAGCTGCAACAAATGATGCCCCTTTAG